Proteins co-encoded in one Nitratireductor kimnyeongensis genomic window:
- a CDS encoding glycosyltransferase family 25 protein, whose translation MKIEGFIVHLKRATARRAQVERLMADLPVENHVVDAVDGQDLGDEEIGQRYGKRLHQPVYPFTLKKSEIACFLSHRKVWRMIVERGLDAGLIVEDDVALDMPLFERCLELAKRACTGKAYVQFRISPVRGSARELAREGDVRLVAPEVSQLGTVAQLVTREAAEHLLALSERFDRPVDVFLQMRWVTGIAPCCVVPSGISDQSAEIGGSTVNVSGKDKRGPGERLRREWKRFVYRGQVRKYSRGWRAGEVQKQ comes from the coding sequence GTGAAGATCGAAGGTTTCATCGTTCATCTGAAGCGCGCAACGGCGCGTCGCGCGCAGGTGGAGCGCCTGATGGCGGATCTGCCCGTCGAAAACCATGTGGTGGATGCCGTCGATGGGCAGGACCTTGGCGATGAGGAGATCGGGCAGCGCTATGGGAAACGGCTGCACCAGCCGGTTTATCCCTTCACGCTGAAAAAGTCCGAGATTGCCTGTTTTCTTTCTCACCGGAAGGTGTGGCGCATGATCGTGGAGCGCGGGCTTGATGCAGGACTGATCGTCGAGGACGACGTGGCGCTCGACATGCCGCTTTTCGAACGATGTCTCGAACTTGCCAAACGGGCCTGCACGGGAAAGGCGTATGTGCAGTTTCGCATCAGCCCCGTTCGCGGAAGCGCGCGGGAGCTGGCACGGGAAGGCGATGTTCGCCTCGTCGCACCCGAGGTCTCGCAGCTTGGCACCGTGGCGCAGCTCGTGACACGCGAAGCGGCAGAGCATCTTCTTGCCCTGAGCGAGCGTTTTGATCGGCCGGTCGATGTGTTTCTGCAGATGCGCTGGGTGACAGGGATCGCGCCGTGCTGTGTGGTGCCGTCGGGCATCAGCGACCAGTCGGCCGAGATCGGAGGCAGCACAGTCAACGTGTCGGGGAAGGACAAGCGCGGTCCCGGAGAGCGATTGCGCAGAGAGTGGAAGCGATTTGTCTACCGGGGCCAGGTGCGAAAATACTCTCGTGGCTGGCGTGCGGGAGAGGTGCAGAAGCAATGA